The Pelagibius sp. CAU 1746 genomic sequence CGCGTGCTGGGCGCGGCGACGGCGGGTGTGCCGCCGCGCATCATGGGCATGGGGCCCGCCCCGGCGACGCAGAAGCTCTGCGCGCGCCTGGGCCTTGCACCGACGGACTTCGACGTCATCGAGCTGAACGAAGCCTTCGCCAGCCAAGGTCTGGCGGTGCTGCGCGAACTGGGCATCGCCGACGACGATCCCCGGGTGAACCCCAACGGCGGCGCCATCGCGCTCGGCCACCCGCTCGGCATGTCGGGCGCCCGCATCACCGGCACGGCGGCGCTGGAGCTCACCGAGAAGAGCGGCGCCAAGCGGGCTCTGGCCACCATGTGCATCGGCGTCGGACAGGGCATCGCCATCGCCCTGGAGCGGGTGTAGGCCCTGCGCGTCTGGGCCCTGCGCGTTCAATCCTGCGCGCGCCGCCCCGAGAGGTAGAGCGGCGCGTAGCGCAGCACGAAGAGGGCAAAGGCCGCGGTCCACAAGGCACCTGAAGCGTGCAGCAAGGGGGTATAGGCCTCCGGCGCGAGCGAGGCCGCGACCCGCAGCGCCGCGGCGGCGGTGATCATCAGGTAGATCAGCGTCGTCCAGCCATCGGCGGTCAACGCCCGGCCGCTGTGCCCCAGGCTGGCCCGGGTCATCACCGCCAGGGTCATCGAGCCGATGGCCCCAGCAGTCAGGGCGTGCAGGCCGGCGGTGGTCGCCGGCACCTCCGGCACCACAATGCCCAGGGCCAGCAGCAGCAGCCCCAGAGGCACCCAGAGGAAAGCCAGGTGCAGGCTCCACAGCAGCGGCTCCGGCAGGCTGCGCAGTCCCTGCCAGCGGGCCAGCCGCACGGCATTGAGGACCCCCGCCAGCAGCAGCAGGCCGCCCACCACGGCGTGATCCGGCAGCACCACCCAGGCGCCGAGAGCCGCCACGGTCGACAAGAGGCACAGCTTGTCGAAAGCGCCGAAGGGCGCCGGCATGGCATCCTGGCCGCGTTTGGCCAGCCAGTTGCGGGTGAAGCTGGGCAGGATGCGCCCGCCGATCAGGCAGATGAGCAGCACCACCGCGGCCACGCCCAAGCGCTGCCCGGCCGCTCCCAGGTCGGGGTATCCCGGAAGAGCAATCCCGCCCGCCTCCAGATGGGTCATGAGGTTGGCGGCCAGCAGGACGCTGAGGACCAGGGGCAGCGGCAGGTTGCGCCAGTTGCGCCCGGCGACGATCTCGCGCAGGGCCAGCGCCAGCAGCAGCACCAGAAAAGCCATGTCGAGGACGGCAGTGGGCAAGACGCCGAGCCCGGCGGAGACCAGCATGGCCAGGCGGCCCAGCAGCCAGGTGCCGGCCAGGACCGCCAGCGCCACCCCCTGAACGGGCAGGCGTCCCGTCCAATTGGGCACGGCGGTCAGCAGGAAACCGGCGATGACCGCGCCGGCGAAACCGAAGATCATTTCGTGAGCGTGCCAGGCCAGGGGGTCGACGAGCAGCGGCAATTCGAAGACGCCGAGAAACTGACCCAGCCACAGCGGCAGGGCCAGGGCGGCCCAGAGCCCGGCGCCGAGGAAAAAGGGCCGGAAGCCCTGACGGAACAGGGCCGGCCCCCTGTAGTCCCGGCGCCGGGCCTGAACCGATTCGCTACCCGTCATGTCTTCTCCTTTTCCGCGCCGCCTTGTGCGTCTTCCTGACGGCGGCGCAGCAGGCGCGCCGAAAGACGGACCAGATCTTCCTCCGAAAGGCGCCGGCGGGCCAGCGGCAGCAAGACGGAATTCTCCAGCGCCAGGTGGCGGCGCTCGTTGCGGGCGAAGTCGATCATCGCCTCGCGCAGTCCGGGAAATGCCGATGGCGGCTGCGCCTCGGCCAAGGCCTTCTCCAGGCCCTCGATCAGTATGTCGGCCAGATGCCGGTCGCCCGCATGCTCGGCTGTCAGCGCCGAGAGCACCCGATCGATCTCGTCTTCGGGCGGACAGCGTTCTTGCATCAGGGGGAAGAGATCCTCCTCCTCGTCG encodes the following:
- a CDS encoding NnrS family protein, which produces MTGSESVQARRRDYRGPALFRQGFRPFFLGAGLWAALALPLWLGQFLGVFELPLLVDPLAWHAHEMIFGFAGAVIAGFLLTAVPNWTGRLPVQGVALAVLAGTWLLGRLAMLVSAGLGVLPTAVLDMAFLVLLLALALREIVAGRNWRNLPLPLVLSVLLAANLMTHLEAGGIALPGYPDLGAAGQRLGVAAVVLLICLIGGRILPSFTRNWLAKRGQDAMPAPFGAFDKLCLLSTVAALGAWVVLPDHAVVGGLLLLAGVLNAVRLARWQGLRSLPEPLLWSLHLAFLWVPLGLLLLALGIVVPEVPATTAGLHALTAGAIGSMTLAVMTRASLGHSGRALTADGWTTLIYLMITAAAALRVAASLAPEAYTPLLHASGALWTAAFALFVLRYAPLYLSGRRAQD
- a CDS encoding hemerythrin domain-containing protein produces the protein MNAAQRSSPQIEPASVALLSDPLDFFFAEHFRQRKLCNLIEEMALAETLDWTLTAEVLDFLRHDAAMHVRDEEEDLFPLMQERCPPEDEIDRVLSALTAEHAGDRHLADILIEGLEKALAEAQPPSAFPGLREAMIDFARNERRHLALENSVLLPLARRRLSEEDLVRLSARLLRRRQEDAQGGAEKEKT